A single Gasterosteus aculeatus chromosome 2, fGasAcu3.hap1.1, whole genome shotgun sequence DNA region contains:
- the LOC120829733 gene encoding carbohydrate sulfotransferase 11 isoform X3 — protein sequence MRTDSRPGKSRRSPLQTLYKGDQQPELLAAQRSLQGRREHLEQGCLSHKRKRQVLSPEDLKHLIVDDKHGLIYCYVPKVACTNWKRVLMVLTSDGRYINPLAIPANEAHVAGNLRTLSEFSVPEINRRLRSYLKFIFVREPFERLVSAYRNKFTRSYNTAFHKRYGTKIIRRNRPDPEPEALEKGSDVSFPEFVQYLVDPRTQREEPFNEHWERVHSLCHPCLIHYDLVGKYETLEPDAQAVLELAGVQGTLQFPTSGKSTRTDGNMAARFFKHISPFYQKKLFNLYRMDFLLFNYSTPEYLRTR from the exons ATGAGGACGGACAGCAGACCAGGGAAAAGCCGGAGAAGCCCATTGCAGACCCTCTACAAAGGAGACCAG CAGCCGGAGCTGTTGGCGGCTCAGAGGTCCCTCCAAGGTCGCAGGGAGCATTTGGAGCAGGGCTGTCTGAGCCACAAGAGGAAGCGCCAAGTGCTTTCGCCTGAGGATCTCAAACACCTCATCGTGGACGACAAACACGGCCTGATTTACTGCTACGTGCCCAAG GTCGCCTGCACCAACTGGAAGCGTGTCCTCATGGTCCTCACCAGCGATGGCCGCTACATCAACCCCCTCGCCATCCCTGCAAACGAGGCTCACGTAGCAGGGAACCTGCGCACGCTGTCAGAGTTCTCCGTGCCCGAGATCAATCGGCGCCTTCGCAGCTACCTCAAGTTCATCTTCGTGCGGGAGCCCTTTGAGCGCCTGGTGTCCGCCTACCGTAACAAGTTCACCCGTAGCTACAACACCGCCTTCCACAAGCGCTACGGGACCAAGATCATCCGCCGCAACCGGCCCGACCCGGAGCCCGAAGCCCTGGAGAAGGGGAGTGACGTGTCTTTCCCCGAGTTTGTCCAGTACCTGGTGGACCCCCGGACCCAACGGGAGGAGCCGTTTAACGAGCACTGGGAGCGGGTGCACTCGCTCTGCCACCCCTGCCTCATCCACTATGACCTAGTGGGGAAGTACGAGACTCTGGAGCCAGACGCTCAGGCCGTGCTGGAGTTGGCTGGAGTGCAGGGGACACTTCAGTTTCCCACATCTGGCAAAAGCACCAGAACGGACGGCAACATGGCGGCGCGCTTCTTCAAGCACATTAGTCCCTTCTACCAGAAGAAGCTGTTCAACCTGTATCGAATGGACTTCCTGCTCTTCAACTACTCCACTCCAGAGTACCTCCGGACTCGATGA
- the LOC120829733 gene encoding carbohydrate sulfotransferase 11 isoform X2: MRMPGGGRLLLATCLGSLFVLVLFFQSITRPEPAMRTDSRPGKSRRSPLQTLYKGDQPELLAAQRSLQGRREHLEQGCLSHKRKRQVLSPEDLKHLIVDDKHGLIYCYVPKVACTNWKRVLMVLTSDGRYINPLAIPANEAHVAGNLRTLSEFSVPEINRRLRSYLKFIFVREPFERLVSAYRNKFTRSYNTAFHKRYGTKIIRRNRPDPEPEALEKGSDVSFPEFVQYLVDPRTQREEPFNEHWERVHSLCHPCLIHYDLVGKYETLEPDAQAVLELAGVQGTLQFPTSGKSTRTDGNMAARFFKHISPFYQKKLFNLYRMDFLLFNYSTPEYLRTR; encoded by the exons ATGAGGATGCCCGGAGGAGGACGCCTGCTCCTGGCGACGTGCCTGGGCTCGCTCTTCGTTCTCGTGCTTTTCTTCCAGAGCATCACCCGGCCAG AACCGGCCATGAGGACGGACAGCAGACCAGGGAAAAGCCGGAGAAGCCCATTGCAGACCCTCTACAAAGGAGACCAG CCGGAGCTGTTGGCGGCTCAGAGGTCCCTCCAAGGTCGCAGGGAGCATTTGGAGCAGGGCTGTCTGAGCCACAAGAGGAAGCGCCAAGTGCTTTCGCCTGAGGATCTCAAACACCTCATCGTGGACGACAAACACGGCCTGATTTACTGCTACGTGCCCAAG GTCGCCTGCACCAACTGGAAGCGTGTCCTCATGGTCCTCACCAGCGATGGCCGCTACATCAACCCCCTCGCCATCCCTGCAAACGAGGCTCACGTAGCAGGGAACCTGCGCACGCTGTCAGAGTTCTCCGTGCCCGAGATCAATCGGCGCCTTCGCAGCTACCTCAAGTTCATCTTCGTGCGGGAGCCCTTTGAGCGCCTGGTGTCCGCCTACCGTAACAAGTTCACCCGTAGCTACAACACCGCCTTCCACAAGCGCTACGGGACCAAGATCATCCGCCGCAACCGGCCCGACCCGGAGCCCGAAGCCCTGGAGAAGGGGAGTGACGTGTCTTTCCCCGAGTTTGTCCAGTACCTGGTGGACCCCCGGACCCAACGGGAGGAGCCGTTTAACGAGCACTGGGAGCGGGTGCACTCGCTCTGCCACCCCTGCCTCATCCACTATGACCTAGTGGGGAAGTACGAGACTCTGGAGCCAGACGCTCAGGCCGTGCTGGAGTTGGCTGGAGTGCAGGGGACACTTCAGTTTCCCACATCTGGCAAAAGCACCAGAACGGACGGCAACATGGCGGCGCGCTTCTTCAAGCACATTAGTCCCTTCTACCAGAAGAAGCTGTTCAACCTGTATCGAATGGACTTCCTGCTCTTCAACTACTCCACTCCAGAGTACCTCCGGACTCGATGA
- the LOC120829733 gene encoding carbohydrate sulfotransferase 11 isoform X1 encodes MRMPGGGRLLLATCLGSLFVLVLFFQSITRPEPAMRTDSRPGKSRRSPLQTLYKGDQQPELLAAQRSLQGRREHLEQGCLSHKRKRQVLSPEDLKHLIVDDKHGLIYCYVPKVACTNWKRVLMVLTSDGRYINPLAIPANEAHVAGNLRTLSEFSVPEINRRLRSYLKFIFVREPFERLVSAYRNKFTRSYNTAFHKRYGTKIIRRNRPDPEPEALEKGSDVSFPEFVQYLVDPRTQREEPFNEHWERVHSLCHPCLIHYDLVGKYETLEPDAQAVLELAGVQGTLQFPTSGKSTRTDGNMAARFFKHISPFYQKKLFNLYRMDFLLFNYSTPEYLRTR; translated from the exons ATGAGGATGCCCGGAGGAGGACGCCTGCTCCTGGCGACGTGCCTGGGCTCGCTCTTCGTTCTCGTGCTTTTCTTCCAGAGCATCACCCGGCCAG AACCGGCCATGAGGACGGACAGCAGACCAGGGAAAAGCCGGAGAAGCCCATTGCAGACCCTCTACAAAGGAGACCAG CAGCCGGAGCTGTTGGCGGCTCAGAGGTCCCTCCAAGGTCGCAGGGAGCATTTGGAGCAGGGCTGTCTGAGCCACAAGAGGAAGCGCCAAGTGCTTTCGCCTGAGGATCTCAAACACCTCATCGTGGACGACAAACACGGCCTGATTTACTGCTACGTGCCCAAG GTCGCCTGCACCAACTGGAAGCGTGTCCTCATGGTCCTCACCAGCGATGGCCGCTACATCAACCCCCTCGCCATCCCTGCAAACGAGGCTCACGTAGCAGGGAACCTGCGCACGCTGTCAGAGTTCTCCGTGCCCGAGATCAATCGGCGCCTTCGCAGCTACCTCAAGTTCATCTTCGTGCGGGAGCCCTTTGAGCGCCTGGTGTCCGCCTACCGTAACAAGTTCACCCGTAGCTACAACACCGCCTTCCACAAGCGCTACGGGACCAAGATCATCCGCCGCAACCGGCCCGACCCGGAGCCCGAAGCCCTGGAGAAGGGGAGTGACGTGTCTTTCCCCGAGTTTGTCCAGTACCTGGTGGACCCCCGGACCCAACGGGAGGAGCCGTTTAACGAGCACTGGGAGCGGGTGCACTCGCTCTGCCACCCCTGCCTCATCCACTATGACCTAGTGGGGAAGTACGAGACTCTGGAGCCAGACGCTCAGGCCGTGCTGGAGTTGGCTGGAGTGCAGGGGACACTTCAGTTTCCCACATCTGGCAAAAGCACCAGAACGGACGGCAACATGGCGGCGCGCTTCTTCAAGCACATTAGTCCCTTCTACCAGAAGAAGCTGTTCAACCTGTATCGAATGGACTTCCTGCTCTTCAACTACTCCACTCCAGAGTACCTCCGGACTCGATGA